In Erinaceus europaeus chromosome 10, mEriEur2.1, whole genome shotgun sequence, one DNA window encodes the following:
- the LOC103107398 gene encoding olfactory receptor 13D1-like, whose protein sequence is MGMEMGNHSAVTEFLLVGLSHYPELQLLLFVICLIMYMIILLGNSLLILIITLDSRLHTPMYFFLGNLSFLDICYTSSSIPTMLVMFVSERKSISFIGCALQMFLSLGLGSTECVLLAVMAYDRYVAICNPLRYPVIMSRVLYVHMAAWSWIVGCLNSSLQTALAMVLPFCGSNVVDHVTCEILALLKLACSDISRNVFIMTIASIVLLLAPLLLIFISYVFILSSILRINSADGRKKAFSTCSAHLTVVILFYGSALFMYMKPKSKNTNVSDEIIGLSYGVVTPMLNPIIYSLRNKEVKEAVKKILSRHLHLWKT, encoded by the coding sequence ATGGGAATGGAGATGGGCAATCACTCAGCTGTGACTGAATTCCTTCTGGTGGGACTTTCACACTATCCAGAGCTCCAGCTTTTACTGTTTGTCATCTGCCTCATCATGTACATGATAATCCTCCTGGGAAACAGCCTGCTTATTCTCATCATCACCCTGGATTCTCGcctccacacccccatgtacttcttccttggGAACCTCTCGTTCTTGGATATCTGCTACACGTCCTCATCCATTCCCACAATGCTCGTTATGTTCGTGTCTGAACGAAAATCCATATCCTTTATTGGCTGTgctctgcagatgtttctctcccttGGATTGGGTTCTACTGAGTGTGTCCTCCTGGCCGTGATGGCCTACGACAGGTACGTGGCCATCTGCAACCCACTGAGATACCCTGTCATCATGAGCAGGGTGTTGTATGTGCACATGGCCGCATGGTCCTGGATCGTAGGATGTCTGAACTCTTCATTGCAAACAGCTCTGGCAATGGTGTTGCCTTTCTGTGGTAGTAATGTTGTAGATCACGTGACCTGTGAGATCCTGGCTCTTCTTAAACTTGCTTGCTCAGATATCTCCAGAAACGTGTTCATCATGACAATAGCcagtattgttttgttgttagCTCCTCTGCTGCTAATTTTCATCTCTTATGTTTTTATTCTCTCCTCCATCTTGAGGATTAATTCTGCCGACGGTAGAAAAAAGGCCTTTTCTACCTGTTCAGCCCACCTGACTGTGGTCATCTTATTCTATGGCTCGGCCCTTTTTATGTACATGAAGCCCAAGTCAAAAAACACAAATGTTTCAGATGAAATAATTGGATTGTCTTATGGAGTGGTAACCCCTATGTTGAACCCCATCATCTACAGTCTgagaaataaagaggtgaaagaagcTGTAAAGAAAATACTGAGCAGACATTTGCATCTATGGAAAACATAA